The sequence below is a genomic window from Dehalococcoidia bacterium.
AGATAGGCTTCGACCCCTCCATCAAAGTAGCCGGTGATGATGTGGATTTCCTTACCAGACTGAAGAAGCAGGGCTATAAGCCCGGCATTTCACCGGTTGTCGTTTATCACTGGCATCCCGACAGCATGAAAAGCCTTTTCAGGGAACGCCTCTGGTACGGCCGGGCCAAACCTCCCCTCATCAAAAAGCTCGGGCCCTGGAATGCCGGATTATGGGCGCCGCTGGTCATGGGTTACTGGCTGTCCTTCTGCATAATCAAGGGTAAATGGAACCTTCTGCCTTATTTCATGGTTTTCGGCATAGCGGATAACGCCGGTATGGTAAAAGGTTTTTTCGAAATGGTTACCGCGAGGAAAAAGAGCCTGTAAGATGGAAATATTGCAGGTCGGCACCGGCACGCTCAAAATACCCCCCAGCGGCTATGGGGGCATCGAGCGCTATATATTCGAGGTTTCGCGGCAACTGGCGCGCTTGGGCCGGGCTGTGACCATACTTGATATAAAGGAAAAGTCGAGCGAGCCGGCTGTCGAGACGGTGCAGGGCATCAAGATTTTGCGCCTGCAAACGAGAGGGAAAAATCCCGCGGGCGGCGTATTCCTGCTGCAATACTTCCGTAGCAAACTGCCGCTGGTGAGCTTTGCCATAAAAGCCAGCCGGCACGTCAGGCGCAAGCGCTATGATATTATCCATCTGCACGTAACCATTATCGGCCTGGTGCTGGTCTGCCTCAACCGCAGCCTGCGCCACAGGATGATTTACACCGTCCATTCCCCCATCTGGATGATGGATTCACCGGGCGCTCTCGACAGGCTGGCTGTCAGGATGGACTGTTTTCTCATGCGCCGCGTAGGGCATGTGATTGCTCAGTCAGAAAGCTCAAAGGCCAAGCTGATGGCTACCGCCCGAATCCCGGCGCAAAAAATCAGCGTGGTGCCGTCGGGAGTGGATACCGCCGCTTACCATTCCGCCACGCCGGACGAGAAAATCGTGGCTAGATACGGTTTCGCCGGGAAAAGCGTAATCCTGTTTGCCGGGCGCATCGTGCCGTACAAGGGCATTCTCTATCTGGTCAAAGCGGCGGATATCGT
It includes:
- a CDS encoding glycosyltransferase family 1 protein produces the protein MEILQVGTGTLKIPPSGYGGIERYIFEVSRQLARLGRAVTILDIKEKSSEPAVETVQGIKILRLQTRGKNPAGGVFLLQYFRSKLPLVSFAIKASRHVRRKRYDIIHLHVTIIGLVLVCLNRSLRHRMIYTVHSPIWMMDSPGALDRLAVRMDCFLMRRVGHVIAQSESSKAKLMATARIPAQKISVVPSGVDTAAYHSATPDEKIVARYGFAGKSVILFAGRIVPYKGILYLVKAADIVVNRSGYKDALFLLVGPIAQHGLDSLEHSRYIEDLSAFIQDKRLEEHVKLTGAVPQDDLTSLFCACDIFVLPSLAESSPAVTLQAMSCAKPVIGTRVGGVPDQIKDGWNGFLVEPADEEALAQKIKYLLDHPAERLKMGRNGRQLAVQEFDWKVVAEKLLAIYSQR